AAGGCGGTACCCGCGGCATTCAATTCATTGGCGTTTCCCCCGTCCAACAGGTACATCACATAGGGTTCCACGGTCACGGGGGCGGTTTTGATGCTGCCGTAAACTCCGTAGAACGTCTGTTGCTCCCGATTCGACGGAGCAAAGGCGGGACTGCTGCCGGTGTTCGTACCATATACTTTCGGAGAGGCCGCCCAGAAATCTACCCGAACCGGGGCCGCCACATAGGTCACGCGAAGTCCATCAAAGCTTCGCCCGACATTGTTCCAGCCGAAATGCCCCACCAAGCGATGCTCGCCGAACGCCAGCTCCTGCCGGCCCAGGATCAGGCTGGTAGGGCCCACGTTCTTGATGCTCACGTAACCCTGGTGCAGATCCAGGAGGTTGTCGTTGGACACGGTCGAGACCTCGCCCCCAAAAATACGAGCGTCCTGGATCTGGATGAACGCAGCGACATCCGGCGTTATCTCGTAGTTCAGGTGAAGACGGATTCTCGAGGCGATGTAACTCAACGTATCGTTGGCGTCCTTGTTGAAATCCGCGTTGTCGCGAAACTCGTAGCGTTCCCGGACCTCGCCGCCAATCGTGACGGCCTGGACGTCAAGCGCGCCGTATGCGCGCGGCGCCTCGGTCCCGAGAACCGCAAGTGCGGTTAACGCGGCTGAGGCGAGATTTCGCACTGCTCTTCGCATCGTGTTTCCCTCCTTCGGGTTCAAGTGGACATCGCTCTCGTCCGTACACATATCGTTTCGTTCCGCCAAACACCGGTTTGAATAGCTTCCGGTCGCGTAACCCGCTACGACGCCTTGGCCAAGGAGACATCGGTTCCCGTGGCCCGGGGCAGCAGGTCAGCCAACGGGCGAGCATACTGGTCCAACAATTCGTACGTCCGGCGGTAGCGCTCGATCTCTCCGGGCGCGCGGGTTTTTTTCCCGTAATAGAGCCCGAGCAGCGGCGTGCGGGCGATCAGAACCTTGTCGTCGAACAGCACGAAGTTGGTAACCATCTCCACACCTTCTCGTCCCGAGAAAGCCACGTCTTCGTGCAAGACGACGCGCACCGCGATGCCGTCGTCCTGTTGGTGCCGAATGGTTCTGAGCACGTCGGAATCTTCCAGGTCTCCCCGGCGCAATACGAAAATCCTCGCGATGGCCACACCGCGATCGCGCGTCCGCACCTGGTCCTCGTAGTACTTGCGCTTTTGCACCTTGCCGAGCCAATCCGTGACGTCGACCGAATTCACGGCGCGGATCTCCCGGGTGCATCGTCCCAGGCACTGGCTGGCTTCAAAGTAGTACTCGCCCTCGGTCAGTGGAATCGCGCCGTCCCCCAGTAACACGAGCACTTGATGGGTCGTGTCGAGGACGGATCGGCTCTTGACGATGGCCTCGGGATCTTCGACGCGGTCCAACGCCGACTCGATTCGGTGCGCACGCATCACCGCTTCGAGAGTCCGAGTCTCCGCGGCGCGCAGCCGGTCGAGAATTAGATGCACGGCCAACGTCAGGAGCACGCCGACGCCGAAGAGGACGTAGGCTTCGCGCTCGAGACTGAGCACGAAGTGAAACAGCAGCGCCAATCCGGCCGCGACCAGGAACTCGATGAGTGTCCGCATCTCCTCTCCGTTGTTTTCGAATGGGAAGAGCAAACGATGTGCCTGAAGAATCCCGCGTCAGGCGGTCAGGCCAGGACCGCAACAACAGATTCGTCGAACAGAAGTGTCGGTGGCGAACAAATCGGTACGGAGCGGGTTGTGGTGCGGAGGAATACAGCGAAGAGCGATGGTTGGTTCGGGGACGAGCCTCTTGCTAAGCGGTCTGCCTGGTCCTGCCCAACGCCGCTCTGCGGAGCACCGCGGCGGCAATCGCTCCCAGCGGCAGTACCTCGTCCACCACGCCGCGAGCAATGGCTTCCGCCGGCATCCCGAACACCACCGACGTGGCCTCGTCCTGGGCGATGGTTGCGGCTCCCGCTCGTTTGAGTTCCACCATGCCTTGCGCGCCGTCGTCGCCCATTCCGGTCATGATGACGCCCACCGCGTTGGGCCCGGCCACCTGCGCCACCGACCGAAACAGCACGTCCACGCTGGGCCGATGCCGCGCCACGAGCGGCCCGCCCGTCACCTGGACCGCGTAGGAATCACCGCAGGCGACGAGCACGAGGTGTCGATTACCCGGCGCGATGAGGGCTCGCCCCGGAGTGACCCGATCCCCGTGTTGGGCTTCCCGCACTTCGATCCGGCACGACCGATCCAGGCGATCCGCCAACGCTCTGGTAAAGCGCTCGGGCATGTGCTGGACGATGACGAGGCCCGGCGAATCGGCCGGAAGCGCCTGGAGGAGCTCTCTGAGCGCGTCGGTCCCGCCGGTGGACGCGCCCACGGCCACGACCGGGTCCGTGATGGAGGCCGGGCGGGGGCCGCCGGCCGCGGGGATCACCGCATCCGCGCTCAACTTCGGTGGAACGCGCCGCCCCGCGCCGATCGGCGCGCCCACGCGAGCCAGCGCGGCCGCGCGCACCGCATCGACGAAGAGCACCGCCGATTCCTCGAAGAACTCGCGAAGCCCCAGTTTGGGTTTCGTGACGATCTCCACCGCGCCCTCTTCCATCGCGAGCACCGCAGCCTCGGTGCCGGCTCCGGTGAAGCTCGAACAGATCACGACCGGAATCGGGTCTTCGGTCATGATCTTATGGAGAAAGGTCAATCCGTCCATGCGCGGCATTTCCAGGTCCAGGACGATCACGTCCGGACGGACGCGAGCCATCTGGTCCATCGCGACGAAGGGATCCGCCGCCGCGGTCACGGCCACTCCGCGCTCGCGCGACAAGATCGCGGTGATGAGTTGACGGACCACGGCGGAGTCGTCCACGACCAGCACCCGCAGCGGCCGCCCTTCAGCCGCAGGGTTTCGAGACGCCGGCCGGCCGCGTGCGACCACTACGCCGCCTCCAGGGTCTCGGCATCCGCCCGCACGTAGACGGTCGGCCCCACGGCCCGCAGTCGGTCGGTGAGCCCGGTGGCGCTTTCGACCTGGCCCAGAATCAGGTACCCGCCGGGCGCCAGATACCCCATCAAGCGATCCACCACCCGCGCCTTGGCCCCGGCGTCGAAGTAGATCAGCACATTTCGGCAGAAGATCACGTCGAACGGCCCGCCCACGGGATACACCTCGTTGTTGAGATTCACGCGAGCGAACCGCAGCAGCGCGCGGATCGACGGTGCGGCCTTCATCCGACCTCGCTGACCGGCGACCCCTTTGAGCATGTACGCCTTCAGAAACTTCTCGGGGATCTCGTGTTTCTGGTCCAGCGACCACACGCCCACGCGCGCCGCTTCCAAGGCCCGCACGGACAAGTCGGTGGCCAAAATCTCCACGTCCCATCCCGCCGCGGCCGGGAACCGGTCCTCCGCCACCATCGCCAACGAGTAGACCTCTTGGCCCGTGGCGCACGCCGCACTCCACATTCGAATGGTCCGCGAGCGCAGGCCCGCCGCAGCCATGCGGTCCCAGCGTGGGAAGACCACGTCCCGCAGGAACTCGAAGTGTTGCGGTTCGCGAAAAAAATGCGTTTCGTTGGTGGAGACCGCGTCGAACAGACTGATCTCCTCGGCTTTATCCCCCTGGACGAGGCGCCGGAAGTACTCGCCGTAGCTTGACAGTTCGAGATCACGCAGGCGTCTGGCGAGGCGCGCGGCGAGCAACTCCTTCTTGGCGGGACCAAGTTGGATTCCCGAATGCTCGTAGATGTAGGTGCGAAATCGTTCGTACTCCAAGTCGGTCATCGGCGGAATGGCCGGATCCGGCCCGACCGATGCGGAGGAGGGATCGGACATCAGACGCCCGCGGGCGTCGACAACACGCGGTCGATATCCAAGATCAGCACGAACCGTGCGCCGATCTTGCCCAACCCCTTGAGCAAATCGCCTCGGATCGGCGTCCCGAATTCAGGCGGTGGTTCCACGTCGCCGGGAGCCAACACCTTCACCTCGCTGACGGAGTCCGCCATGATGCCGGCAACGGTGTGGTCGCCGTTCACCAAGGCCTCGACGACCACCACGCAGGTCCGATTCGTGATCGCGCCGCTCGGCACCCCCAACTTGACCGCGAGGTCGATCACCGGGACCACGCTGCCGCGCAGATTGATCACGCCTCGCACCCAGGCCGGCATGGTCGGCACCGTAGTCAGCGTGGGATCGTACCTGATGATCTCCCTGACCTTCAGGATGCTGACCGCGTACTCCTCCCCCGCCAGCGTGAAGGTCAGATACTGTGCCGTCTCGGCCGCTGCTTGTTCCGTGTCCACGCCCTGTCTGCCTATAGCCTCATGGACGGTCTGCTAGAAGCGCTCGAAATCGGGGTCCGTGTCAGCTGGTACAAGGGCCAAATTGCCGCGCGCGGCGGCTCTGGGCGTACGGTGATCGGCCTGCCCGACCCGATCCGGACCACGCGGGGTCTCACCGGTTCTGCGCTCCGGAGGAACGTCGCCCGCTCTCCCGTCGCGGAAGAACGCCACCAGGCGCTGAAGCGCCTCGGCTTGCGAGGTCATCTCGTCGGCGGTCGAGGCCAGTTCCTCGGCCGCGGAGGCATTGCGCTGAGTCACCTTTTCGACCTGCGTCATCGCGCGGCTGATCTGCGCCACCCCCGCGGACTGCTCCTGCGAGGCCGACGCGACCTCCTGGACCAGCGTGGCGGTTCGACGGATGGCGGGAACCAGTTCGGCGAGCAACTGGCCCGCTCGCTCAGCGACCTTGACGCTGGATCCCGCGAGCGCGCCGATCTCTTTGGCCGCCTCTTGGCTCCGCTCCGCGAGCTTACGCACCTCCGTCGCCACCACCGCGAACCCCTTGCCGTGCTCGCCCGCGCGCGCCGCCTCGATCGCGGCGTTCAGCGCAAGCAGGTTGGTCTGGTAGGCGATCTCCTCGACGATGGAGATCTTCTCCGCGATCGCCTTCATCGCCTCGACGGTCTCCCGCACCACGCGTCCGCTCTCGTCGGCGTCCCCCGCTCCCTTTACGGCCATCTGCTCCATCTGACGGCTGTTCTCCGCGTTCTGGGTCACCGACGCGCTCATCTGCTCCAAACTCGACGTCACTTCCTCCACCGACGCCGCCTGCTCGCTGGTGCCCTGCGACAGCGTCTGCGAAGAGGCCGCCACCTGCGAGGCGGCGGTAGACAACGCACTCGCGCCCGACCGGACCTGCCCGATGACGTGGGTCAATCGCGCGACCATCCGTCGAATCGCGTGAGCCATCTGACCGACCTCGTCGGCGGACGACACGGTGATCCGCTGACTGAGGTTTCCCTCGGCCAGGCCGTTGGCCGCCACCGTCGCCTCCGTGATCCCGCGCGCGATGCTGCGGGAGAACCACCACGCCAAACTGAACCCAACCGCGAGAGACAGCACAACGAGGCCCGACAGCACGATGGTGGCCTTTCCCACCACCCCGCTCAGGGCCCGTTGTTCCTCCCCCGCGCGTTGGATCTGGAGGATCATCAACCGATCGAGCGCCTGAACCGCGCGCCGATCCAGTGGGCCCAATCGCTCGGTCCGCCACTTCGCCGCGTCAACGGTCCGGCCGGCGCGGGCCAGCTCGAACCAGTGCGGCCGGGCCTGGAAATACGCGGACAACACGTTGTCCCACTCCTTGAGCGCCTCCTGCTCGTCGCGCGAACGGGCCCCGGCCGCGTACGCCGTCACGGCAATCTGGGTCTGGTCCTGCCATCGGGCTTCATCGGACGCGATTTTAGCGCGAGCATCTTCGCTCGAGACCACGAACTGCGGCAGCGCGTAGCGGAGTTCCCACAGGCCGCGTTCGACTTGCGCCAGGGTCACCGACGCCGCGACCCGATCGGTGTACAGCTCGTTGAACGCCGACCACAACCTCGCCGTGTCGCGCCATCCCGTGAGCCCCACCACGCCGAGCAGGAAGAGCACGGTCCCAAAACCCAGGAAGAGTTTCCCGCCGATCCCGATTCTCATCACCCCGTTCCTCCCCATGCCCGGCGACCGCCTGGGCGTCGCGGCCGCTTCACGCTGCCGCCGACGGCAACGCGGTGTGCACGCATCTCAGCACGCTCGGCACATCCACGATCAGCGCCACGCGACCGCTCCCCAGGATGGTCGCACCCGAAATCCCACGCGCCCCGCGACACAGCCCGCCGAGCGGCTTGATCACGGCTTGTCGCTCGCCGTAGAGCGCGTCGACGACGAATCCCGCGCGGCTTCCCTGGTCCCGTACCACCACCAGGCTTTCACGCCGCGGCGGCGGACCCGTTCGGCCGAAGAACTCGCGCAGCCGAAGGTACGGCAAGGCTTCGCCGCGCAGATCGATTACGCCGAACGCCTCGCCGCGACCGCGCGCGTCGGACGGCAATTCGAGACATTCGGCCACCGCTCCGAGGGGAATGACGAACGTGTCGTCCGCCACGCCGACCGCAAACCCCTCGATCATCGCGAGCGTGAGCGGGAGACGAATCGTAATTCGCGTTCCCGCGTCCCTGCGACTCTCTACCGACACGGACCCACGCAGCGCGTCCACGTTCTTCCGCACCACGTCCATGCCCACGCCGCGGCCCGACAACTCCGTGACGGCTTCGGACGTGGAGAACCCGGGTTCAAAGATCAAGCGAAGCGTTTCCTGATCGGAACCGGTTTGGTGATCCGCAATCAGTCCCTTGGCTCTTGCCACTTTGAGAATCTTGCCGCGGTCGAGCCCCGCTCCATCATCCTCCATTTGAACCATCAGGTGGCCGGCCTGATGAAACGCGCGCAGGGTCACCCGGCCCTCGGCGTCTTTCCCCTTGCGGGTGCGAACCGTGGGCGGCTCGATCCCGTGGTCGAGGGCGTTTCGAATCATGTGGGTGATGGGGTCCCTGAGGGACTCGATAATGGTGGTGTCCACTTCTGCGTCCTCGCCTTCGATCACCAACCGTACCGACTTGCCGAGGGACTGACTGATGTCGCGCACCGTGCGATGAAATTGTCGGAACAGCGGCCCCACCGGCACCATGCGCACCTTGAGAATTACCTCTTGGAGGTCGCTGAAGAGCCGCTCCACCTGTCGGTGGCCTTCGAGCACTTCGTCGCCGAATACGGTTGCGGATCCCTGCAGCGATTGGCGCAGGCGTCCTTGGGCGATCGCGATCTCACCGGTGAGATCGAGGAGGCGGTCGAGCTTTCCGATATCGACCCGCAGGGTCCGGCTCCGTCTCAATCCCTGGTGCGCATCGTCCGGTACGCCCTCGACCGGCCGTGAGCGGCCCGCGTCCGGCTCCGGAGTCTGACCCTCCGCAAGCGCCTGCCGGGAGACGGCGTGCTGCGCGGATGCGTCGCGAAACCGGCCCAGAAGATCACCGTGGGCGAGGTCCAAATCGTCGCGACCGGTCGGCGCGATCAAGACCATCCGGCGAAGCGCGTCCACGCCGCGAAGGAGCAGCGAAACCAAGTCGGCGGTCACGGGAAGCGTCCGGCTGCGAAATCGCTGGAGCACGTCCTCCATCGCGTGGGCGAACTCGGACACCTTGGGAAAGTCGAGCGTCGAAGCGTTCCCCTTCAGCGTGTGAGCGCACCGGAAGATGGTCTGAATGAGGTCCTCATCGCCCGGGCGGCCTTCCAGTGCGACCAGCGCCTCTTCCATCTCGGTGAGGCGTTCGTCCGACTCGACTAAAAAGGTTTGAAGCACCGCCTTGCGGAGTTCGGCGTCTGGTCCGTCGGACGGCAAATCGGAAGATCGCGCGGGCTCAGCCATCCCGTTTCGCTCAGCGGATGGCGGCTGAACAAGCCGCCCTCGACGGTGGGTGGTCCATCACCATGGGATTCGGAACATCGTGAAGATAGCACACGACCGGATCGCGTCAACACGCGGGAAAACGCGTCGGGGGAAGCCCTGGACAGGGTTTCCCCCGATCATCACCGAACCCGCTTGCATGGACCGGCTCGCTCCATCGAGCCGTCCCAGATCCGAGCGTGTCCTCCGTTCCGCGCGTTAGGCCTCCTTCTCCGCGACGACGGAAGGACCTCCATCATCGCCTGCACTGGAGGAGTCGAGACCTCGTCGGCTTATCCCCGACTGTTGGGTTCGGTGGCTTCGGCTTCCTGCTTGAACACCAGGTGCATCCGCGGATACGCCGCTGCGTCGGGGGTCTCGGACGCTACAGGGCGCCTTCGCCGGTCTCGCCCGTCCGAATGCGGATCGCTTCGCCCACGGGATTGACGAAAATTTTCCCGTCGCCGATGCTGCCGGTTTTCGCCGCGCGCACGATCGTCTCGACGGCGCGTTGGACCAGATTGTCGGGGATCACGATCTCAACCTTGACCTTCGGCACGAACTCGACCACGTATTCCGCCCCGCGATAGACCTCTTTGTGGCCCTTTTGCCGGCCGAAGCCTTTGACTTCGGTTACGGTCATCCCGTGCACGCCGAGATCCGTGAGGGCCGCCTTGACCTCGTCGAGCTTGAAGGGTTTGATGATCGCTTCGATTTTTTTCATAGCGGCGCCCCCGTCCGGAGATTATTCACCCGAGTACGCTCGTTCTTCGTGTTGACTCAGGTCAAGGCCTCGATGTTCGTCCTCGACCGGCACACGTAACCCCACCACCGCATCCACGATCTTCAGAAGAATCAGCGAGCCCACGAATGTAAAGACGGCCGTCACAACCGCCGTCACCGCCTGAACCCCCAACTGGCCGGGATTTCCGAACAACAGCCCCTTCACGCCCACCGACGCCAACAAGCCCGTTGCCAGAATCCCGATGATGCCCCCGACGCCGTGAATGCCCACCACATCGAGCGAGTCGTCATACCCCAATCGTCCCTTGGCCACGACCGAGAAATAACACGCAGCGCCAGCCGCCAGCCCCACGACCAGCGCGGAAAACGGTCCGAGGTACCCGGCGCCCGGCGTAACGGTGGCAAGCCCGGCGATCACGCCGCTTGCCATGCCCAGTACGGTGGGTTTCCCGCGTTGCAGCCACTCGGCGGTCATCCAGGAAATCGCCGCGGCGGAGGCCGCGACGTGGGTGGCCGTAAACGCCACCGCCGCCGTGGTGTTCGCGCCCAGCCCGCTGCCCGCGTTGAACCCGAACCAGCCGAACCACAGCAGGCCGGTCCCGAGCAAGGCCATCGGCAGGTTGTGGGGCGCCATGTTGACGGTTCCATAGCCCTTGCGGGCTCCCAACACCAACGCACACGCCAGCGCGCTGGCGCCTGAACTGATGTGGACCACGGCGCCGCCCGCAAAATCCACCGCCCCCATCTTGGCCAGCCAGCCGCCCCCCCACACCCAGTGCGCCAGCGGGGAGTAAATGAACAGCGACCACAGCACCGTGAACAGGATGACGGCTGAAAAGCGCATCCGTTCGGCAAACGCGCCCGTGATCAGGGCCGGGGTAATGGCCGCGAACATCAATTGAAAGAGCATGAATACTTGGTGGGGAATGGTGGGCCCGTAGGTCGGATGCGGGTCGGTTCCCACGGTCTGCAACCCGGCCCACTCCAGGCTGCCGATGAGCCCGCCTCGGTCGGGTCCGAACGCCAAGCTGTACCCGGCGAGAATCCACACCAGCGTCACCACGCAGAGAATCATGAAGCACTGCATGATGGTACCGAGCACGTTTTTGGTCCGGACCAGCCCGCCGTAGAACAAAGCGAGACCCGGAGCGGTCATCAGCAGAACGAGCGCGCTCGACATCAACATCCACGCGGTATCGCCGGAATCAATCACCGGTGGGGTGGGCGCCTGGGCCTCCTGCGCCCAGGCGAGTTCCGGCCAGACCAGTGCGAGGGCGCCACACGCTCCCGACACCATCCATACCCTGGACCGCGGCACGTCGATCATGAGGAGTCTCCTCGTCAAGAGTTCCGCGTTCGACAATTTTGTCAGTGACCGTGGCCCGGTATACTGTCACAACACGAGGGCGGGGTCAACAGGCATGCGACAACGGGTGCGGAAAGTGGCGCGAAGGGGTGGGCCGGAACCCGGCGAGGAGCGGATCGAGGGAGCCGGGGGCCCTTCCGGGAGGAGATGCTATAGCGGGAGCGGGCTTCGGCTGGTGCCCGGTTCGGGATTGGGCGCCAACTCCAGCGCGTCCACCCGTTCCCATGTCGGCCCGGCTTCGTCCCGTTGTCGGTCGGCGGCAAGGGTGTCGAACGCGCGGGTCAACAGCGTGGCGGCATCGCCCCACCGCCGGGGGGCGTTCAGCATCACCAACAGCACGTCACCCTGCTCACGCACGACGCGCGCGATGAGACAGCGCCCCGCGCCCCGAGTGAACCCCGTTTTCACGCCCACCATGCCTTCGAACGTGGCCATCAACCGGTTGGTCGTCCGAAACGGATAGACTCGTCGGCCGTCAACGGTCACCAGCTTCCCTCCGCGCAGCTTGACCGCTTCGGCAAACGCCGGACGTTCCTGTGCAGCGGCGGCGAGCCGCGCAAGATCCTGCGCCGAGGAGTGATGCCCCGGCGCGTCAAATCCGCAGGCGTTGGCGAAATGCGTCTCGGTCAACGCCAACGCCTCCGCGTAGCGATTCATCTTGTTCACGAACGCGGTCTCCGTTCCCCCGATGGCTTCGGCCACGGCCCGGCACGCGTCGTTCGCGGAGGTGACCAACATCGTCTGAATGAGATCTCCCAGTCGGAACCGCTGCCCGGCCCGCAGCCGCAGCCGATGACCCGTGGCGCGGGCCGCGTGGCGGCTGATCGTCACCTCGGCGTCGGGGTCCCCTTCGTCGATCGCGATCACCGCAGTCATCACCTTGGTCAGGCTCGCCGGCGCCAACCGAGCGGTCGAGTTGGATTCGTACAGGACCCTGCGCTGTTCGAGGTCCACGAGCAAGAGACCCTTCGCGCGGACTTTGGGCCACACCGCAGGCTCCTCGGCCCATCCCGCCGCGGCCGATCCCCACAGCATGGCCGCGCCGACCACCGCCGTCCACCCGACACCCGGTTGCTTCAACCTTCACCCCCAGCCGCCGATAATTGGGCGAAACTATAATGGAAGGCGTTCGGATCGTCAACGTGTGGTGGTCCACGGGGGAGGAAACCGTTTCGACCGAATCAGTCCCAGCTTGGCTGCGCGATACGTCAGCGCGGTCACCAAGCACCCGACGCCGTACACCACGCTGCGCCGGAAATTGATCGACGAGGATTCGGCCGTGTATTTGGTGGGGCAACTCACCTCCCCGATGGCGTGTCCGCCCCACAAGATCTGCGCGAGCATTTGGTTGTCGAACACGAAATCATTCGAGTTGTCCTCCATCGGCAACGCTCTGAGCAGCGCCGCGGAAAACGCGCGATAACCCGTGTGGTACTCCGACAATTTCGCCCCCAACAAGAGATTCTGGAACAGCGTCAGCACGCGGTTCGAGAGGTATTTCCACGCCGGCATCCCGCCTTTCAGCGCATACCCGCCCAGAATTCGCGATCCCAACACGCAAGGATACAGGCCGTTGGCGATCATGGAGACCATCGCGGGGATCAGATGGGGCGTGTACTGATAGTCGGGATGGACCATCACCACGATGTCGGCCCCCGCGTCCAGGGCCAGCCGGTAACACGTCTTTTGGTTGGCGCCGTACCCGAGGTTGCGCGGGTGGCGATGGACCGTCACCCGATCCAGGGTTCGGGCCACCGCCACGGTGTCGTCGCGGCTGGCGTCATCCACCAGAATGATCCGGTCCACGATGCCTTGCTCCATGACCTCACGATAGGTGTCCTCGAGCGTGCGCGCCGCGTTATATGCGGGCATCACCACCACCACGTACCGAGACTTGTACACCCGTTACTCCACCCACAGCACGAGGCACTTGGCGCTGCCGCCGGCCTTGTGAAACTCGGAAAGATCCACGGGCCGTGGCGTCCACCCCGCCGCGCGCAACGACGCTTCCAGCGCCGCACACCCCGATTGCAGCACCACCTCGCGGCCCGCCACGATCGCGTTGCACCCGAAGCGCAACGCGTCGGCCTCGTCCACCGCAATGGCCTCGGGCACGAATTGGGCGATGACCCGCTGCCCGTACTCGTCGAACGCCGGCGGATAATACAACGCGCGCCGCTCGTCCAGCGGGCAGAAACAGGTGTCCAGGTGGTAGAAGCGCGGATCGATCAACTCGAGCGACAGTACCCGGCACCCGAGGATCGCGGCCACCGCCTGGTGGGACGTGACGTCGGAGCGGAGCCGGTACCCGGCGAACAACGTGTCGCCCAGCCAGAGGGCATCACCCTCGCCTTCAAAACAGGTCTGCTCCGGCAGCGTGTCGATCGCGTACCCGCGGGTTCGAAACCAGGCCTCGTAGGTGGGCTGCTCTCGCTGACGTTCGGGATGCAGGAAACGGCTGGCGATGAACCGGCGGTGCGCCACCATGCCCGCGTTCGCCGTGAACACCAAGTCGGGCAACCCCTTAACCGGCTCCAACAGGTCCACGTGGACGCCCAACCCGGCGGTCAGCAGATCGTACAGCGCGCGCCACTGTGCCCGAGCGCGGTCGGGGTCGGCCGGCCGGCGCACGTCCATCCACGGGTTGATTTCGTACTCGATGCCGTAGTAGTCGGGAGGGCACATCAGCAGGGAGCGCCCGTGCGTCATCCCGCGTTGGCGCTCGTTGATGACGGCTCGGACAGGGCCTCGACCAGCGTGCGCAGGAACGGCTCCACGTCCGTGACCAAGCCCATGGCTTGAAAACTCCCGCGGTCGGCCAATTTGGTCACCACCGCCGGGTTGATGTCGACGCAGATGACCTTGACCGACGCCGGCAGAATGTTGCCGGTGGCGATCGAGTGCAGGGTGGTCGCGATCAGGATCGCCACGCTCACGCCGCGGATCTTCTCGCGCATCGCATCCTGCGCCCGCACCGCATCGGTGATGACGTCGGGCAGCGGCCCGTCGTCTCGAATCGATCCGGCCAACACGTAGTCCACGCCGCGGGTCACGCACGCGTGCATAATCCCGCGGGAGAGCAGCCCGCGTTCAACCGCCTGCCGGATGCCCCCGGCCCGGCGTATCGCATTGATCGCGCGCAGGTGGTGTTCGTGACCCTCTTTGACCGGCACGCCCGCGTCCAAAGACATGCCCAGCGACGTGCCGAAGAGCGCCTGCTCGATGTCGTGCGCGGCCAACGCGTTGCCCGCAAAGAGCACCTGCACATACCCCGCCTTGATCAAGCGCTCCAGGTGTCCTCCCGACCCGGTGTGGATCACCGCCGGTCCCGCCACCACCAACACCTTCTGGCCCGCGGAACGGGCGGTCTTGATGTGCCGGGCCATTTCGCGGATGACCACGGCTTTGGGCTTTTCGGATGACACGCTGCTGGCCATGAACTCAAACACGTTGCGTTCGGGGGAGCGGTCGATCGGCGCGACCTTGACCCCGGCGTGGCCCACCACCACGAGGTCGTCGCGCCGCACCCGGTGCATGGGAAGGGTGAAGGCCCGCCCGGACGCAGGGTCAAACCCGATCCCGCAGTCCATCTCCGGGTGCTCGACCGGGATCCACGCGCCCTGGCGCCGGATCCAGGTGTCGAAGTGCGTGGTGCAGTAGAACCCGTCCGGAAACGCGCCGTCGCAGTCCGCCCGAACCAGGAGCGCGTCTTCCCCGTGGACCGGGATCGCGCCGTGTTGGCCGATGCGACCCAGGAT
This sequence is a window from Nitrospirota bacterium. Protein-coding genes within it:
- a CDS encoding chemotaxis protein CheA gives rise to the protein MAEPARSSDLPSDGPDAELRKAVLQTFLVESDERLTEMEEALVALEGRPGDEDLIQTIFRCAHTLKGNASTLDFPKVSEFAHAMEDVLQRFRSRTLPVTADLVSLLLRGVDALRRMVLIAPTGRDDLDLAHGDLLGRFRDASAQHAVSRQALAEGQTPEPDAGRSRPVEGVPDDAHQGLRRSRTLRVDIGKLDRLLDLTGEIAIAQGRLRQSLQGSATVFGDEVLEGHRQVERLFSDLQEVILKVRMVPVGPLFRQFHRTVRDISQSLGKSVRLVIEGEDAEVDTTIIESLRDPITHMIRNALDHGIEPPTVRTRKGKDAEGRVTLRAFHQAGHLMVQMEDDGAGLDRGKILKVARAKGLIADHQTGSDQETLRLIFEPGFSTSEAVTELSGRGVGMDVVRKNVDALRGSVSVESRRDAGTRITIRLPLTLAMIEGFAVGVADDTFVIPLGAVAECLELPSDARGRGEAFGVIDLRGEALPYLRLREFFGRTGPPPRRESLVVVRDQGSRAGFVVDALYGERQAVIKPLGGLCRGARGISGATILGSGRVALIVDVPSVLRCVHTALPSAAA
- a CDS encoding P-II family nitrogen regulator is translated as MKKIEAIIKPFKLDEVKAALTDLGVHGMTVTEVKGFGRQKGHKEVYRGAEYVVEFVPKVKVEIVIPDNLVQRAVETIVRAAKTGSIGDGKIFVNPVGEAIRIRTGETGEGAL
- a CDS encoding ammonium transporter; the protein is MIDVPRSRVWMVSGACGALALVWPELAWAQEAQAPTPPVIDSGDTAWMLMSSALVLLMTAPGLALFYGGLVRTKNVLGTIMQCFMILCVVTLVWILAGYSLAFGPDRGGLIGSLEWAGLQTVGTDPHPTYGPTIPHQVFMLFQLMFAAITPALITGAFAERMRFSAVILFTVLWSLFIYSPLAHWVWGGGWLAKMGAVDFAGGAVVHISSGASALACALVLGARKGYGTVNMAPHNLPMALLGTGLLWFGWFGFNAGSGLGANTTAAVAFTATHVAASAAAISWMTAEWLQRGKPTVLGMASGVIAGLATVTPGAGYLGPFSALVVGLAAGAACYFSVVAKGRLGYDDSLDVVGIHGVGGIIGILATGLLASVGVKGLLFGNPGQLGVQAVTAVVTAVFTFVGSLILLKIVDAVVGLRVPVEDEHRGLDLSQHEERAYSGE
- a CDS encoding D-alanyl-D-alanine carboxypeptidase family protein — encoded protein: MKQPGVGWTAVVGAAMLWGSAAAGWAEEPAVWPKVRAKGLLLVDLEQRRVLYESNSTARLAPASLTKVMTAVIAIDEGDPDAEVTISRHAARATGHRLRLRAGQRFRLGDLIQTMLVTSANDACRAVAEAIGGTETAFVNKMNRYAEALALTETHFANACGFDAPGHHSSAQDLARLAAAAQERPAFAEAVKLRGGKLVTVDGRRVYPFRTTNRLMATFEGMVGVKTGFTRGAGRCLIARVVREQGDVLLVMLNAPRRWGDAATLLTRAFDTLAADRQRDEAGPTWERVDALELAPNPEPGTSRSPLPL
- a CDS encoding glycosyltransferase family 2 protein, translated to MYKSRYVVVVMPAYNAARTLEDTYREVMEQGIVDRIILVDDASRDDTVAVARTLDRVTVHRHPRNLGYGANQKTCYRLALDAGADIVVMVHPDYQYTPHLIPAMVSMIANGLYPCVLGSRILGGYALKGGMPAWKYLSNRVLTLFQNLLLGAKLSEYHTGYRAFSAALLRALPMEDNSNDFVFDNQMLAQILWGGHAIGEVSCPTKYTAESSSINFRRSVVYGVGCLVTALTYRAAKLGLIRSKRFPPPWTTTR
- a CDS encoding arginine deiminase-related protein, which encodes MTHGRSLLMCPPDYYGIEYEINPWMDVRRPADPDRARAQWRALYDLLTAGLGVHVDLLEPVKGLPDLVFTANAGMVAHRRFIASRFLHPERQREQPTYEAWFRTRGYAIDTLPEQTCFEGEGDALWLGDTLFAGYRLRSDVTSHQAVAAILGCRVLSLELIDPRFYHLDTCFCPLDERRALYYPPAFDEYGQRVIAQFVPEAIAVDEADALRFGCNAIVAGREVVLQSGCAALEASLRAAGWTPRPVDLSEFHKAGGSAKCLVLWVE